The following are encoded in a window of Amycolatopsis lexingtonensis genomic DNA:
- a CDS encoding AbfB domain-containing protein, which yields MRRFVALVLALLSPLIVVTPAANAAVSPKPPPLSTPWTSQVDTTNPLPEYPRPQLTRPDWQSLNGEWEFLNPATGSGGSVDRYAAPPLGQTLPERILVPYPVESALSGIMRNDNRDLMFYRRTFTVPSAWAGRNVQLHFGAVDYEATVWVNGVQVASHKGGYDRFEADITARLNDGSNEIVVRVYDPTDGRGEKQPVGKQANAQSSIFYTPTSGIWQTVWLEPTAPTSIFSVDIYPNLANNTARVRVFGRGDVSGYSVLAESMTGGAVVGSATGGFTEFSVPVPNARRWSPDDPFLYDLRVSLRNASGATVDQVVSYFGMREVGTKNVNGVLRPTLNGEFVFQAGTLDQGFWPDGLYTAPTDAALASDLQKHKDLGFNMVRKHIKVEPARWYYWADRLGLLVWQDIPSTPNADSTRTAAQIAEFETEAREIVDEHRFSPAVITYVPFNEGWGEWNLDETKRVTTSLKNYDPTRLVNAHSGFNCCASKGDPGTGDIIDWHVYTGPDAPRPSTTRVSVLGEFGGLGLRNPGHEYSPTGGFFAYEQMASAAQLNDRFTGMIRDTKQLMATKGLSASIYTEITDVEGEYNGLLTYDRRVQKVDTARVRAAFTDLITASKNLNAAVPLTLGHLRSFRVTTPGYTDRYLRHADSFARTDVLTTGSADGPRQDASFRTVAGLANPRCYSFESVNFPGKFLRHADGRVRIDSDTGGSFAADATWCARPGLAAGGTSFESANFPGRFLRHYNATVYLALSGGPNPWDTATSFAADATWDVSAPALWRSSVPLTVNARQSLQVTTWGYTDRYLRHSGGLAYTEVVNSGSSTLLKQDATYTVRRGLGESSCYSFESVNYPGQFLRHQNGRVRNSPNDGSALMHADATFCTRPGVGGTGVTFESLNIPGAFLRHYDAAVYIASGAGTGSDRPQTVTADSSWNVAAPWAP from the coding sequence ATGCGCCGCTTCGTCGCCCTGGTCCTCGCGCTGCTGTCCCCGCTCATCGTGGTGACACCCGCCGCGAACGCCGCCGTCAGCCCCAAACCCCCGCCGCTGTCCACGCCGTGGACGTCCCAGGTGGATACCACCAACCCGCTGCCCGAATACCCGCGTCCGCAGCTGACGCGGCCCGATTGGCAGTCCCTCAACGGCGAATGGGAGTTCCTCAACCCCGCCACCGGCTCGGGCGGCAGCGTCGACCGCTACGCCGCGCCCCCGCTCGGGCAGACGCTGCCCGAGCGCATCCTGGTGCCCTACCCCGTCGAGTCGGCGCTGTCGGGCATCATGCGCAACGACAACCGGGACCTGATGTTCTACCGCCGCACGTTCACCGTGCCGTCGGCCTGGGCCGGCCGGAACGTGCAGCTGCACTTCGGCGCCGTCGACTACGAAGCGACCGTGTGGGTCAACGGCGTCCAGGTCGCTTCGCACAAGGGCGGCTACGACCGGTTCGAAGCCGACATCACCGCGCGGCTCAACGACGGCTCCAACGAAATCGTCGTGCGCGTGTACGACCCGACCGACGGCCGCGGCGAGAAGCAGCCGGTCGGCAAGCAGGCCAACGCGCAGTCGAGCATCTTCTACACGCCCACTTCGGGGATCTGGCAGACCGTCTGGCTGGAGCCGACGGCGCCGACGTCGATCTTCTCGGTCGACATCTACCCGAACCTGGCGAACAACACCGCCCGCGTGCGGGTGTTCGGCCGCGGCGACGTCAGCGGGTACTCCGTGCTCGCCGAGTCGATGACCGGCGGCGCCGTCGTCGGCAGCGCGACCGGCGGCTTCACGGAGTTCTCGGTGCCGGTGCCGAACGCGCGGCGGTGGTCGCCCGACGACCCGTTCCTCTACGACCTGCGCGTGTCGCTGCGCAACGCCTCGGGCGCGACGGTCGACCAGGTCGTCAGCTACTTCGGCATGCGCGAGGTCGGCACGAAGAACGTGAACGGCGTGCTGCGGCCGACGCTCAACGGCGAGTTCGTGTTCCAGGCCGGCACCCTCGACCAGGGCTTCTGGCCGGACGGCCTGTACACCGCGCCGACCGACGCGGCACTGGCGTCGGACCTGCAGAAACACAAGGACCTCGGCTTCAACATGGTGCGCAAGCACATCAAGGTCGAGCCGGCGCGCTGGTACTACTGGGCCGACCGGCTGGGATTGCTGGTGTGGCAGGACATCCCGTCGACCCCGAACGCCGACAGCACCCGCACGGCCGCGCAGATCGCCGAGTTCGAAACCGAAGCGCGCGAGATCGTCGACGAGCACCGCTTCTCCCCCGCCGTCATCACGTACGTCCCGTTCAACGAGGGCTGGGGCGAGTGGAACCTCGACGAGACCAAGCGCGTCACGACCAGCCTGAAGAACTACGACCCGACCCGGCTGGTCAACGCGCACAGCGGGTTCAACTGCTGCGCCTCGAAGGGTGACCCGGGCACCGGCGACATCATCGACTGGCACGTCTACACCGGCCCGGACGCGCCCCGGCCGTCCACGACGAGGGTGTCGGTGCTCGGCGAGTTCGGCGGCCTCGGCCTGCGCAACCCCGGTCACGAGTACAGCCCCACCGGCGGGTTCTTCGCCTACGAGCAGATGGCGAGCGCGGCGCAGCTGAACGACCGCTTCACCGGGATGATCCGGGACACGAAGCAGCTGATGGCCACGAAGGGCCTTTCCGCGTCGATCTACACCGAAATCACCGACGTGGAAGGCGAGTACAACGGGCTGCTGACGTACGACCGGCGGGTGCAGAAGGTCGACACGGCCCGCGTACGCGCGGCGTTCACCGACCTGATCACCGCATCGAAGAACCTGAACGCGGCGGTACCGCTGACGCTCGGGCACCTGCGGTCGTTCCGGGTGACCACGCCCGGGTACACCGACCGGTACCTGCGGCACGCGGATTCGTTCGCCCGCACGGACGTCCTGACCACGGGCAGCGCGGACGGGCCCCGCCAGGACGCGTCGTTCCGCACGGTCGCCGGGCTGGCGAACCCGCGCTGCTACTCGTTCGAGTCGGTGAACTTCCCCGGGAAGTTCCTGCGCCACGCCGACGGCCGCGTCCGCATCGACAGCGACACGGGCGGCTCGTTCGCCGCGGACGCCACCTGGTGCGCCCGCCCGGGCCTGGCCGCCGGCGGGACGTCGTTCGAATCAGCCAACTTCCCCGGCCGGTTCTTGCGGCACTACAACGCAACCGTGTACCTGGCTCTCAGCGGCGGCCCGAACCCGTGGGACACGGCGACGAGCTTCGCCGCGGACGCGACTTGGGACGTCTCGGCCCCGGCGCTGTGGCGCAGTTCGGTCCCGCTGACGGTGAACGCGCGCCAGTCGCTGCAGGTCACGACATGGGGCTACACCGACCGCTACCTGCGCCACTCGGGCGGCCTCGCCTACACGGAGGTGGTGAACAGCGGCAGCAGCACACTGCTGAAGCAGGACGCGACGTACACGGTGCGGCGCGGGCTGGGCGAGTCGTCGTGCTACTCGTTCGAGTCGGTGAACTACCCGGGCCAGTTCCTGCGCCACCAGAACGGCCGCGTCCGCAATTCCCCGAACGACGGTTCGGCACTGATGCACGCCGACGCGACGTTCTGCACCCGCCCGGGCGTGGGCGGGACGGGGGTGACGTTCGAGTCGTTGAACATCCCGGGCGCGTTCCTGCGCCACTACGACGCGGCGGTGTACATCGCTTCGGGCGCCGGGACGGGGTCGGACCGCCCGCAGACGGTGACGGCGGACAGCAGCTGGAACGTCGCGGCGCCCTGGGCTCCGTGA
- a CDS encoding phosphatase PAP2 family protein, whose amino-acid sequence MVPARRWLVVAAVCAVILAAVYFFAVWTVPGQELENAALRGADEAAARDQAVADASLSRITVVSLGAAVGVVALVGLLRRRWDLAVAAVGVIVAGQLVTQVLKRFVLPRPGLVEVTGHYAGNSLPSGHTTIAMTVLFAALLVVPYRWRGVTLFFLLSWAVGIGAYTVTAKWHRLSDTLAADAIALGLACLASWWLARRGAVRRHDGPRRIPRVLVVTVAVLGAVVFLGLGTVLIGASLGRGGYAETVRDNAWVVYLAANSFASFGSVAAALVFLTTWRRLEVA is encoded by the coding sequence GTGGTTCCCGCCCGTCGCTGGCTGGTCGTCGCGGCCGTCTGCGCCGTCATCCTGGCCGCGGTCTACTTCTTCGCCGTCTGGACGGTGCCCGGCCAGGAGCTGGAGAACGCCGCGCTGCGCGGAGCCGACGAAGCCGCCGCGCGTGATCAGGCCGTCGCCGACGCGAGCCTGAGCCGGATCACCGTGGTCTCGCTGGGCGCCGCCGTCGGCGTGGTCGCGCTGGTCGGCCTGCTGCGCCGCCGCTGGGATCTCGCGGTGGCGGCCGTCGGGGTGATCGTCGCCGGGCAGCTGGTGACGCAGGTGCTCAAGCGGTTCGTGCTGCCCCGGCCGGGGCTCGTCGAGGTGACCGGGCACTACGCCGGGAACAGCCTGCCGAGCGGGCACACGACGATCGCCATGACCGTGCTGTTCGCCGCCCTGCTCGTGGTGCCCTACCGCTGGCGCGGGGTGACGCTCTTCTTCCTGCTTTCCTGGGCGGTCGGCATCGGCGCGTACACGGTGACGGCGAAGTGGCACCGCCTTTCCGACACCCTCGCCGCGGACGCGATCGCCCTCGGGCTCGCCTGCCTGGCGTCGTGGTGGCTCGCGCGGCGCGGGGCGGTGCGCCGCCACGACGGGCCGCGCCGGATCCCGCGGGTGCTCGTCGTGACCGTCGCCGTCCTCGGGGCCGTGGTGTTCCTGGGGCTCGGCACCGTCCTCATCGGAGCGTCGCTGGGGAGGGGCGGGTACGCGGAAACGGTGCGGGACAACGCCTGGGTCGTCTACCTGGCCGCGAACTCGTTCGCCTCCTTCGGCTCTGTCGCCGCGGCGCTGGTGTTCCTGACGACCTGGCGACGGCTGGAGGTCGCGTGA
- a CDS encoding YdcF family protein has product MNPALLPFAAAVFCFAVFLVSFLLDRRKLRNGFYLFFALAFSGLTLLALLASISPEAAAFVALGVFALIPLTIAVLAVFLIGNGVTMLRREGRRPANLLSLAAGVGIVALVVFGVVVGQLRWAPLEAVRDSVDGIVAYLSFLFVCFLLYSLVYGRIRTRRPLDFVVVLGSGLLGGRTVPPLLAARLDRGRRVLDAECRKGREPLLVTSGGQGPGEDVPESHAMADYLAGRGVPRERIVLEDRSRTTRENLTFSAGLMRERRPDYRCVVVTNNFHVLRAALLARKTKVNGQAVGAPTAWYFWPSAMLREFAAIIVDHKVLNGVVCAMIVLASVLKAV; this is encoded by the coding sequence GTGAACCCCGCCCTGCTCCCGTTCGCCGCGGCCGTCTTCTGCTTCGCCGTCTTCCTGGTCAGCTTCCTGCTCGACCGGCGCAAGCTGCGCAACGGCTTCTACCTGTTCTTCGCGCTCGCGTTCTCCGGTCTGACCCTCCTCGCCCTGCTGGCGTCGATTTCGCCGGAGGCCGCGGCTTTCGTCGCGCTCGGGGTCTTCGCGCTGATCCCGCTCACCATCGCCGTGCTCGCGGTGTTCCTGATCGGCAACGGCGTCACGATGCTGCGCCGCGAGGGCCGCCGCCCGGCCAACCTGCTGTCCCTGGCCGCCGGCGTCGGCATCGTGGCGCTCGTCGTCTTCGGCGTCGTGGTCGGGCAGCTCCGCTGGGCGCCGCTGGAAGCGGTGCGCGACAGCGTCGACGGCATCGTCGCGTACCTGTCGTTCCTCTTCGTCTGCTTCCTGCTGTACTCGCTGGTCTACGGGCGGATCCGCACCCGCCGCCCGCTGGACTTCGTGGTGGTGCTCGGCTCCGGCCTGCTCGGCGGCCGGACCGTGCCACCGCTGCTCGCCGCCCGCCTCGACCGCGGGCGCCGGGTGCTGGACGCCGAGTGCCGCAAGGGCCGGGAGCCGCTGCTGGTCACCTCCGGCGGGCAGGGGCCGGGCGAAGACGTGCCGGAGTCGCACGCGATGGCGGACTACCTCGCCGGCCGCGGCGTGCCGCGCGAGCGGATCGTGCTCGAAGACCGGTCGCGCACCACGCGGGAGAACCTGACGTTCAGCGCGGGCCTCATGCGGGAGCGGCGGCCGGACTACCGGTGCGTCGTCGTCACCAACAACTTCCACGTCCTGCGCGCGGCGCTGCTCGCCCGCAAGACCAAGGTGAACGGCCAGGCCGTCGGCGCGCCGACGGCGTGGTACTTCTGGCCGAGCGCGATGCTGCGCGAGTTCGCCGCGATCATCGTCGACCACAAGGTCCTCAACGGCGTCGTCTGCGCGATGATCGTCCTGGCCAGCGTGCTGAAAGCCGTGTAG
- a CDS encoding DUF7019 family protein, with amino-acid sequence MGSTLSYQYYLYVSDSKVDMLLAQMAPGFTRKRTTEVSVNLKLFGGKQSSEAPAGGERTAKLQRVVRYLEDHGDLGTVDEPGQFFWGLLPMSWGPFPAEPTLAYFGGSTGQTVVGLGGSGHHILGGGPAPAGVPRSVLPSMLAGLRSDPEIGALTEAIKHEEDGAHKGALAAVQRANEAIPGPDQNLEFVAKRLLSGPSPTDAGVNVVLGTPLYVAQVD; translated from the coding sequence ATGGGGAGCACGTTGTCTTACCAGTACTACCTGTATGTCAGTGACAGCAAGGTCGACATGCTGCTCGCGCAGATGGCTCCCGGCTTCACGCGCAAGCGCACCACCGAGGTGAGCGTGAACCTGAAGCTCTTCGGGGGCAAGCAGTCCTCGGAGGCGCCGGCGGGCGGCGAGCGCACCGCGAAGCTGCAGCGGGTGGTCCGCTACCTGGAAGACCACGGCGACCTCGGCACGGTCGACGAGCCCGGCCAGTTCTTCTGGGGACTGCTGCCGATGAGCTGGGGACCGTTCCCCGCGGAGCCGACGCTCGCGTACTTCGGCGGGAGCACCGGGCAGACCGTCGTCGGGCTCGGCGGCTCCGGGCACCACATCCTCGGCGGCGGTCCCGCGCCCGCCGGCGTGCCCCGGTCGGTGCTGCCGTCGATGCTGGCCGGGCTGCGCAGCGATCCGGAGATCGGCGCCCTGACCGAAGCGATCAAGCACGAAGAGGACGGGGCGCACAAGGGCGCGCTGGCCGCGGTGCAGCGCGCCAACGAGGCCATACCCGGCCCGGATCAGAACCTCGAATTCGTCGCCAAGCGGCTGCTGAGCGGGCCCAGTCCCACCGACGCCGGCGTGAACGTCGTGCTCGGCACGCCGCTGTACGTGGCGCAGGTGGACTAG
- a CDS encoding WD40 repeat domain-containing serine/threonine protein kinase, whose amino-acid sequence MWSPGDVVLGVYEVRDVVTTGGMGLVYRVWHRQWGMELAVKTPRPELVASPADVERFEAEAETWVGLGAHPHVVSCAYVRRVDGTPRVFAEWAGGGSLADAVRDRALYAGGHRPAVRRILDLAIQTAWGLGHAHARGVVHQDVKPANVMLDTGGAAKVTDFGLANVAGGEGMTLEYCSPEQARGEHLGPATDVWSWAVSVVEMFAGGPPAMFGHAAAGVFAQFIEAGPADPVLPPVPRGVADLLRRCFAEDPAARPAGFGELADELAELYRATVFEPYPRQRPDEAPLLADALSNRALSLLDLGHAEQADELWDEALRADPHHPHATYNRGLRRWRAGAQTDRQLLAELEAVRLSHDGDRTADHLLAAVHIERGDKESALRLLADLPDGPDTAARALPDRKVTERPGPVFVNLSAPLALSADGQVAAVTFRQREAEVWGLPEGRVRYSLAGHENRLRSMSLSADGRVLASADDGGQVRVWDTTTGECTRVVDVPGGVEAVAISPDGTVVAVVSGDGSVRVLGETVELLRAGSPDSEYGRGWAIAVTEDNERVVAFDGFDWSLRVLTRAGEELWRVGGLRHNCALSPTARYALSATHDDNVVLVDLTTAEVTVIGSALLWNKGFSWLAVSDDGRTAVNTFDLLLQHWRLDEGRCTFTTTVHARDPMTVAADADGRTVLTLLGSRTPQTVHTTAVVHLPEPGPAAPWSYARPQPTDRMAGDALIAAENLGLAAEYLDTGRLADARRQLDILRAMPAYRRHPELRILWRRVGAVSERIALAGVWPSRRFDDVLHGHTALTRNVHYAFADFFNRAAFRIVDLRTGDVVAAPDGHELDFSDVTACADDRHVLAVDSDGAEVLWDLRTARRAGVVVRDDAGNPVLKDENPAFEFVRRELSILRNRLTGRPLHGWSARADERVVLSGSVAVLVKDDGAALVLDADQGKLVRTARVYAGGPSVVASADGRVLVATKPGFDNIGEVVLSVAGSAEAVAKVADDRVVSLALSADGDLLLTASPRLLRLWHLPSGGLVTEIECDQDVIDVELSADGCAAVAVLAYRHLQCWELDWDYRSPVPS is encoded by the coding sequence ATGTGGTCCCCGGGGGACGTCGTGCTCGGGGTCTACGAGGTCCGTGACGTCGTCACGACCGGCGGCATGGGCCTGGTGTACCGGGTGTGGCACCGCCAGTGGGGGATGGAACTGGCGGTCAAGACCCCGCGCCCGGAGCTGGTCGCGTCCCCGGCCGACGTCGAGCGGTTCGAAGCCGAGGCGGAGACCTGGGTCGGGCTCGGCGCGCACCCGCACGTGGTGAGCTGCGCCTACGTCCGCCGCGTCGACGGCACGCCCCGGGTGTTCGCCGAATGGGCCGGCGGCGGCAGCCTCGCCGACGCCGTCCGGGATCGCGCGCTCTACGCGGGCGGCCACCGCCCGGCCGTGCGCCGGATCCTCGACCTGGCGATCCAGACCGCCTGGGGCCTCGGGCACGCGCACGCGCGCGGGGTGGTCCACCAGGACGTCAAGCCCGCCAACGTCATGCTCGACACCGGTGGCGCGGCGAAGGTCACGGACTTCGGCCTGGCCAACGTCGCCGGCGGCGAAGGCATGACCTTGGAGTACTGCTCGCCCGAACAGGCGCGGGGCGAGCACCTCGGCCCGGCGACCGACGTCTGGTCGTGGGCGGTGAGCGTGGTCGAGATGTTCGCGGGCGGGCCGCCGGCGATGTTCGGGCACGCGGCGGCGGGCGTCTTCGCGCAATTCATCGAGGCCGGTCCCGCCGACCCGGTCCTCCCGCCGGTGCCGCGCGGCGTCGCGGACCTGCTGCGGCGGTGCTTCGCCGAGGATCCCGCGGCCCGTCCCGCCGGCTTCGGCGAACTCGCCGACGAGCTGGCGGAGCTCTACCGCGCCACGGTCTTCGAGCCGTACCCGCGGCAGCGGCCGGACGAAGCTCCGCTGCTCGCCGACGCGCTGTCCAACCGCGCGCTGTCCCTGCTGGACCTCGGGCACGCCGAGCAGGCGGACGAGCTGTGGGACGAGGCGTTGCGGGCCGACCCGCACCACCCGCACGCGACCTACAACCGCGGCCTGCGCCGGTGGCGGGCCGGCGCGCAGACGGACCGGCAGCTGCTCGCCGAGCTGGAAGCGGTGCGGCTGAGCCACGACGGCGACCGGACCGCCGATCACCTGCTCGCCGCCGTCCACATCGAGCGCGGGGACAAGGAATCGGCGCTGCGCCTGCTGGCAGACCTGCCCGACGGCCCGGACACCGCCGCCCGCGCCCTGCCGGACCGGAAGGTCACCGAACGGCCCGGCCCGGTCTTCGTCAATCTCTCGGCCCCGCTCGCGCTGAGCGCCGACGGCCAGGTGGCCGCCGTGACGTTCCGGCAGCGGGAAGCCGAAGTCTGGGGGCTGCCGGAGGGCCGGGTGCGGTACAGCCTGGCGGGCCACGAGAACCGGCTCCGGTCGATGTCCCTGAGCGCCGACGGCCGGGTGCTGGCCTCCGCGGACGACGGCGGGCAGGTGCGGGTCTGGGACACGACGACGGGGGAGTGCACCCGGGTCGTGGACGTTCCGGGCGGGGTGGAAGCGGTCGCGATCAGCCCCGACGGGACCGTGGTGGCCGTGGTCTCCGGCGACGGATCGGTGCGGGTGCTGGGCGAGACCGTGGAGCTGCTCCGCGCCGGATCACCGGATTCCGAGTACGGCCGGGGCTGGGCGATCGCGGTCACCGAAGACAACGAGCGCGTGGTCGCGTTCGACGGCTTCGACTGGTCGCTGCGGGTGCTGACCCGCGCCGGCGAGGAGCTGTGGCGGGTCGGCGGCCTTCGGCACAACTGCGCGCTCAGCCCCACCGCCCGGTACGCGCTGTCGGCCACGCACGACGACAACGTGGTGCTGGTGGACCTGACGACCGCCGAGGTCACGGTCATCGGCAGCGCCCTGTTGTGGAACAAGGGTTTCAGCTGGCTGGCGGTCAGCGACGACGGCCGCACCGCGGTGAACACCTTCGACCTCCTGCTCCAGCACTGGCGGCTGGACGAGGGCCGGTGCACGTTCACCACGACCGTCCACGCCCGCGACCCGATGACCGTCGCCGCGGACGCCGACGGGCGCACGGTGCTGACCCTGCTCGGCAGCCGCACCCCGCAGACCGTCCACACCACGGCCGTCGTCCACCTGCCCGAGCCGGGGCCCGCCGCGCCGTGGAGCTACGCCCGCCCGCAGCCGACCGACCGGATGGCCGGGGACGCGCTGATCGCCGCGGAAAACCTCGGCCTGGCCGCGGAGTACCTCGACACCGGCCGGCTCGCCGACGCCCGGCGGCAGCTGGACATCCTGCGCGCGATGCCGGCCTACCGGCGGCACCCGGAGCTGCGGATCCTGTGGCGGCGGGTGGGTGCGGTCAGCGAGCGGATCGCCCTCGCCGGGGTGTGGCCGTCCCGCCGGTTCGACGACGTCCTGCACGGCCACACGGCGCTCACCCGGAACGTGCACTACGCCTTCGCCGACTTCTTCAACCGGGCCGCGTTCCGGATCGTCGACCTCCGCACCGGGGACGTGGTCGCCGCGCCGGACGGCCACGAGCTGGATTTCTCGGACGTGACCGCCTGCGCGGACGACCGTCACGTGCTCGCGGTGGACTCGGACGGCGCAGAAGTGCTGTGGGACCTCAGGACTGCCCGCCGCGCCGGCGTCGTCGTGCGGGACGACGCCGGAAACCCGGTGCTGAAGGACGAGAACCCCGCGTTCGAGTTCGTGCGGCGGGAGCTCAGCATCCTGCGCAACCGGCTGACGGGCCGTCCGCTGCACGGCTGGTCGGCGCGAGCGGACGAGCGGGTGGTGCTGTCGGGCTCGGTCGCCGTCCTGGTCAAGGACGACGGGGCAGCTCTGGTACTGGACGCCGACCAGGGCAAGCTCGTGCGCACGGCGCGCGTCTACGCCGGCGGGCCGTCGGTGGTCGCGAGCGCCGACGGCCGGGTCCTCGTCGCCACCAAGCCCGGCTTCGACAACATCGGCGAGGTCGTGCTGTCGGTCGCGGGGTCGGCCGAGGCCGTGGCGAAGGTGGCGGACGACCGGGTGGTGTCCCTGGCGCTGTCCGCGGACGGCGACCTCCTGCTGACGGCGTCGCCCCGGCTGCTGCGCCTGTGGCACCTGCCGAGCGGCGGCCTGGTCACCGAGATCGAGTGCGACCAGGACGTCATCGACGTCGAGCTGTCCGCCGACGGGTGCGCCGCGGTGGCCGTCCTGGCGTACCGCCACCTCCAGTGCTGGGAGCTGGACTGGGACTACCGATCACCCGTACCCTCGTAG
- a CDS encoding alpha/beta hydrolase: MKVVDGQRSAYRPPTPSPTPLRRGPVLVTAAFAGLGGALIPAAAVPALWRIWQLYAMLFGAVAAVEVVAVVAVLGWPTRKTARFGALTAFAALALWVPSRPLGLLVRLDPWQPADTVVGFTDYVAAGLQVIALFGFLVVARRRAHPRPSALRRVSAWIVLSPVLLLVIATGAAGTVAAGDGIRGTGASALLDGGTVEYCRPGGVPLAMDLRRPAGPGPAPVVLFLHGGGLLFGNRKPSGPGALLAGTRPDELTARGFAVASIDYRLAPAARWPSPLEDARCAVRFLETNATALAIDPARIAVWGTGAGGTLAALVALTPGTHIRAAAALAAPAAFTDFRGMDTLTRASVLLALGRAPATLRSASPLTYPAVGAPPFLVAGGWKSAEFADHLRQAGVTVTTSPDVAAFFAAALR, encoded by the coding sequence ATGAAGGTCGTCGACGGGCAGCGGAGCGCGTACCGCCCGCCGACGCCGTCGCCGACGCCCTTGCGACGGGGTCCGGTGCTGGTCACGGCCGCTTTCGCCGGTCTCGGCGGCGCGCTGATCCCGGCCGCCGCGGTGCCCGCGCTCTGGCGGATCTGGCAGCTCTACGCGATGTTGTTCGGCGCGGTCGCCGCGGTCGAGGTCGTCGCCGTCGTCGCGGTGCTCGGGTGGCCGACGCGCAAGACGGCCCGCTTCGGCGCGCTGACGGCGTTCGCGGCCCTCGCCCTGTGGGTGCCCAGCCGTCCGCTGGGGCTGCTGGTCCGGCTCGATCCCTGGCAGCCGGCGGACACGGTGGTGGGCTTCACCGACTACGTGGCCGCCGGCCTGCAGGTCATCGCGCTGTTCGGGTTCCTAGTGGTGGCTCGCCGCCGGGCCCACCCGCGGCCGTCCGCGCTGCGGCGGGTGTCGGCGTGGATCGTGCTGTCCCCGGTGCTGCTGCTGGTCATCGCGACCGGCGCGGCGGGCACGGTCGCGGCCGGCGACGGCATTCGCGGCACCGGTGCCTCGGCCTTGCTCGACGGCGGCACAGTCGAGTACTGCCGCCCGGGCGGCGTCCCGCTGGCGATGGACCTCCGTCGTCCGGCCGGCCCCGGCCCGGCCCCGGTCGTGCTGTTCCTGCACGGTGGTGGCCTGCTTTTCGGCAACCGCAAGCCGTCCGGGCCGGGCGCGCTGCTCGCCGGGACGCGGCCGGACGAGCTGACCGCCCGCGGGTTCGCGGTCGCGTCGATCGACTACCGCCTGGCGCCCGCCGCGCGCTGGCCGTCCCCGCTCGAAGACGCCCGCTGCGCGGTCCGGTTCCTCGAGACGAACGCGACCGCGCTGGCGATCGACCCGGCGCGGATCGCGGTCTGGGGCACCGGCGCGGGCGGCACGCTGGCCGCGCTCGTCGCCCTCACCCCGGGCACGCACATCCGCGCGGCGGCGGCACTTGCGGCCCCGGCCGCCTTCACGGACTTCCGCGGCATGGACACCTTGACGCGGGCGTCGGTGCTGCTGGCACTGGGCCGGGCCCCGGCGACTCTCCGGTCGGCGAGCCCGCTGACGTACCCGGCGGTGGGTGCACCCCCGTTCCTCGTGGCGGGCGGCTGGAAGTCGGCGGAGTTCGCCGATCACCTCCGGCAGGCGGGCGTCACGGTGACGACGTCACCGGACGTGGCCGCGTTCTTCGCCGCGGCGCTGCGCTGA
- a CDS encoding immunity 8 family protein encodes MRAEIKCLLTPDIDPESYVPEDPECFMFLVQLIAGPAGEPGEESFCFEVCSAGWLRARARQEGPITGRHHVVVDRFDWPALVAYFDGLVTGCGGADWHEVTAKLSRYGLWEFEDYRA; translated from the coding sequence GTGCGCGCCGAGATCAAGTGCCTGCTGACGCCGGACATCGACCCGGAGTCGTACGTCCCCGAAGACCCGGAGTGCTTCATGTTCCTGGTCCAGCTGATCGCCGGACCGGCGGGGGAGCCGGGCGAAGAGTCGTTCTGCTTCGAAGTCTGCAGCGCCGGGTGGCTGCGGGCACGGGCGCGGCAGGAGGGGCCGATCACCGGGCGGCACCACGTCGTGGTCGACCGGTTCGACTGGCCAGCGCTGGTCGCGTACTTCGACGGGCTGGTGACCGGGTGCGGCGGCGCGGACTGGCACGAGGTCACCGCGAAGCTGAGCCGGTACGGGCTCTGGGAGTTCGAAGACTACCGAGCCTGA
- a CDS encoding GntR family transcriptional regulator produces MTERNKRGTNRRAVYETLRRKVLTLELPPGAALSENELAASLGVSRTPVREGLILLSDEGLVQVFPQIGSFVSRVDPQRVADAQFLREAVELAALDDLPATLDDAVVEDLLANLERQRRPDIGLEEFFALDEAFHQGLLTLSGHANAWTTVASAKGHLDRARRLGLYDAQSPAEFATQHVEILDAVRAGDIAVARTAMRRHLRAVFEDVERIRARSPELFSADPTSVPTRRNVVVWE; encoded by the coding sequence GTGACCGAACGGAACAAGCGCGGGACCAACCGGCGTGCGGTGTACGAGACGCTGCGGCGCAAAGTGCTGACGCTCGAGCTGCCACCCGGCGCCGCGCTGTCGGAGAACGAGCTGGCCGCGAGCCTCGGCGTCAGCCGGACCCCGGTCCGCGAAGGCCTGATCCTGCTGTCGGACGAGGGCCTGGTCCAGGTGTTCCCGCAGATCGGCTCGTTCGTCTCGCGGGTCGACCCGCAGCGCGTCGCGGACGCGCAGTTCCTGCGCGAAGCCGTGGAGCTGGCGGCGCTGGACGACCTGCCCGCCACGCTGGACGACGCCGTCGTCGAGGACCTGCTGGCCAACCTGGAGCGGCAACGGCGCCCGGACATCGGCCTCGAGGAGTTCTTCGCCCTCGACGAGGCGTTCCACCAGGGCCTGCTGACGCTGAGCGGGCACGCGAACGCGTGGACGACGGTGGCCTCGGCCAAGGGCCACCTCGACCGCGCCCGCCGCCTCGGCCTCTACGACGCGCAGTCCCCGGCGGAGTTCGCGACCCAGCACGTGGAGATCCTCGACGCGGTCCGCGCGGGCGACATCGCGGTGGCGCGCACGGCGATGCGCCGGCACCTGCGGGCGGTGTTCGAGGACGTGGAGCGGATCCGGGCGCGGTCACCGGAGCTGTTCAGCGCGGACCCGACGTCGGTCCCGACGCGGCGCAACGTCGTCGTGTGGGAGTGA